In Lactuca sativa cultivar Salinas chromosome 5, Lsat_Salinas_v11, whole genome shotgun sequence, the DNA window CACTTTTCGATCCCCACAAAAAATCCTCATCAGACACACAAATCGTGAAATCTTTTATACATTACATTCAGAAGAGCATCTGGCATCGTGTACCAGTGGTATATCAGCCACCAACTTTCCTTACAACAGCTATTACTGGATTGTTGGTTCATGTAATGGAATTCTCTGTCTATATGATAATTCAGATGAAAACCACGTTATTTTATGGAATCCATCAATTAGGCGCAAACTAAACCTGCCTATTTGTCCTCTTAGATGCTTTCAGATCGGGTTTGGTTTTGACCCAATTACCGATGATTACAAAATTGTGAGTATTCCCAAATATTATGGAGGAGGTCGTGGTCGTGGAATTACACAAAGCTCATTTGTTTACACTATGAAGAAAGGTTGTTGGTGTGAGATTGGtttcccttcttcttcttcttcatctgccTATGGTGTGTTATCATTTACGTGTTTTGTGAATGGAGCATTGCATTGGGTGGTGGTAAAAGATTATTTAACTGATTCAAATGATGATGTAGGCCGATATATACTAACATTTGATTTGAGCACTCATGTTTTTGGCATGATATCATTACCAGAACCAAATTGGGAAACCAGACACGTAACAACCATCCAAGATTCTCTAGCTGTGATTTCTTTGAAACATGATCAAAGTTGGATTTGGATTAGGAGAGAAGCCTCTTGGTCTGTGGTTTATAAATTTGTGGAAGGAGTAATGGGAGTTTTGCAACTGAGCAACAATTATGATTTGTTGGTACGTACTTATGGTAAGACGCTCCAAATTTATAATTCCAAGACAGGGGCGCGATCAGAACTAGTTGGTTTTAATGATGTTTTTTACAGAGATGACATTGTTCTGTGTGTCGAAAGCCTTCAGTTACTCGACACAGGGATTCCTGATTTAAGTTGATGGCTTTTACATGTGTAGTATTGGAATTTATATTTCGTATTcagggatttttttttttttttttttttttttcataatgctTCCTTGAACCTGCTATtgcatttaaaattttaaaatcctAAGCCGGTGTTGATTCAAATTCATTCTATAATGATCTTATCTAAGTCGAGTAAATAAATTTAAGTCTATATTTATGTAGAGGGGAATATAAGAGAGCAATTTGAAGCATCTTGAAATCATAAAGTTGTGATTTACGATGAGTGTATGCATCAACAGATTCAAGACCAGTGGGAGTTAATAGATGAATGCTTTTGAATATACTAAAATCAAATGGAGGTAACGGAATAACAAATGTCAGTTTCTGATTTAAGTATGTTACTCTGGTGACCATTAAACATGCACTTAATCATGAGAGCTTAAGAGAATCGTTGTTGAAATAAGATGATCTGATGATGCTTGTGACAGTCACTTGTTAATAATGTCTACTAAATTTCTAATATGTATCATATAGAAGTAGTAGAAGTAGTCGTTGTTGTCCAAATCACAAAAACACCCACTGGTCTCACCCTATCCCAAACCAAATATATTCAAGATCTTCTCACCAAAAGCAACATGCTTCACTCCAAACCCATAACCACACCAGCAGATCCATCCACTCGCCTTGTACTTTTTCTGGTGAGCCATTCACTGATCCAAAATTATACAGACAAACTATTGATTCCCTCCAATATGCAACAATCACACGTCCTGATATAGCCTTTGCAGTCAACCGTGTGTGCCAATTCATGCATGCACCCATCACTCTTCATTGGCAAGCTGTGAAACGCATACTACGATATCTCAATGGAACCTTACATCATTGCCTTCACTTTAAACCTAATCATAACACTTCTCTACTCGCCTACTCAGATATCCGATGATATAGTCGCTCACAGTATAGCTTCGCTGTTTTCCGTGGACCAAATTTGATAAGTTGGACCTCACAGAAACAAAGGGTAGTTGCTCGATCCTGCACTGAAGCTGAATACAGAGCCATTGCACACACAACAGCTGAATTACTTTGGATTCAACAACTCCTGCGTGATCTTCATGTCACCTTACCACAACCTCCTACTCTCCACTGTGATAATATTGGTGAGACATTCTTGTGTAAAAACCAAGTTATAAGAACAAGATCGAAACATATCGCCTTAGACTTTGATTTTGTTCGCGAACAAGTCGAATCTGGTGCATTAAAAATCTCACAAGTTCACTCAGTTGACCAACTCGCTGACATATTCACAAAACCATTGGGTAAAGATCGCATAACTCAGCTTCAAACCAAGCTTCAAACAACTACAGCCCTTGAGCTTGCCGGGAGGCAATAACGTCTACTAAATTTCAAATATGTATCATAAATGTCCTGGTCTCAAGGCACAATTGTTCATGTGTCTATGTATTAGGAATTAGGTATTCCTTTGTATTTGCCTTGTGTATAAATACGTGTATCAGAAACTGTATCAATATATAGAAAAAATTTCTTTCACTTCAATTCTCCATAACTTATACTTGTTAATATATTTGGGATATCACAGAGAGTGCACTGTTACTCTATGTCATTTTCTATCCCATTGGTTATTGGTAAACTACTTTTggtacatatttatttatttatgttcaatacaagagattttaaatatttaattaataatcaaaataatttgaATGAAGTTTAATTTATATCTACAGAATACCAATaaaattaatattacaaaaaatcaaaatttcataaaataaaatcaacaaATATGGGATTAGTGGGTATCTTATTTGGTCATTTGTGTATAATAATAACCATATCTATATTATATTTATGAGAAATTTACTAATTTAGCCTATTTTGCTAATTCCTTTTCAAAAAATagtcaaataatttttttttttttttgcaaaatagcCATTAAAATCGTAGATGACCATGGTTCCATCTATTATTTCAGAATTTCATATGCTATTAGGCGAATTTTATAAATAGGCGATTTTTTTTATTTGCATTCCAGACACCATTTCCTCTTGTTCTATCTGCTATTTggcaattttattttttatttgtttttaagtGAAGTTTGACTACGATTTTGGCTAGGTTGACTATGAATTCGTACATTGTTGACAATGGAATTATACAAATGagtgtattttatataaaaagaaGCAAAAAATGCTTAGCTTATTAGTTATTTCTTTAGAAATATTGTTTTGGTTCTCTGAAAAATGAGTAAATATCTGGTTTGCTTTGTAACAGGCGGGAGGTGGGAGTTCATGGAGAGAAATCTGCAATATGTTTGTCTTCAGGGAGGTATTTTTGAATTTGATTTGATATTTTCAGGGTATATTAGTTAAAGTGATTTTATATCTTTGGTGAAAAAGAAATCTCATTTGTTAGATAGATATAAAATCAGTCTTCGCTTCCATCATCCTGAATTGCATCGTTATATAGTCATAGTTGAagaaattgatgttaaaatgttgaTCAATGTAATCAAGTCGGTTGGTGGAATACTCTGAAAGTGTTTTAGTGGTTGATGATGGGGACGGAAGAGGAAAAAATCCTATTGCGAACATATCTAACGAGAAGGGGAACAATAACATAATAGGTACTTTTGTCACTAGTGTGCCTCAGATTCATAGTATCGctgaaaataaaattttgtatTTACCAATTTATTATGTTGATCTTGAAAATTATAAGTATGTTGATGGTGATGATGTTGCTACATATATTAACGATGTGGGTGACCGTTTTATTAACGATCCCCAACAAAAAGTCAAGGTTAGTGACGGCGGTATAGTAGatgaaattaaaaacaaaaatattatgattCAAAATGATGAAAATCTAAATGGTTATGGAGATTTTC includes these proteins:
- the LOC111920897 gene encoding F-box/kelch-repeat protein At3g06240 yields the protein MLKSIYFYLFHILGKMQEYTMPEYLCEVLIVEIFTRLPPKSLLRFSSLSKSLYSIICSPNFIRIHTFRSPQKILIRHTNREIFYTLHSEEHLASCTSGISATNFPYNSYYWIVGSCNGILCLYDNSDENHVILWNPSIRRKLNLPICPLRCFQIGFGFDPITDDYKIVSIPKYYGGGRGRGITQSSFVYTMKKGCWCEIGFPSSSSSSAYGVLSFTCFVNGALHWVVVKDYLTDSNDDVGRYILTFDLSTHVFGMISLPEPNWETRHVTTIQDSLAVISLKHDQSWIWIRREASWSVVYKFVEGVMGVLQLSNNYDLLVRTYGKTLQIYNSKTGARSELVGFNDVFYRDDIVLCVESLQLLDTGIPDLS